GGAACCCTCTCGTGACGACCCACGTGCCACGGACTTGCCTGCGTGCTCCCCTGCTCCTGCTTGGCCTGCTAGCTGCCGGGTCCCCCGCGCACCTGACGGCGCAAACCAGCGCCCGCGAGGGCCTGCTGAACGGGGCGCCGGATCCGACGGGGGTGGCGGTCAAGAACGACGCGGGCGAGACGGTCTACTACGTCGCGGCGACGGGGCAGGGCGTCCAACTGCTCCGGAGCACTGACCTAGCGCGCTGGGAGCCGGCCGGCCGCGTGTTCCACGCCCCCGTGCCCGAGTGGGCCGCCCGCGCGGTGCCCGGCACACAGGGCATCTGGGCGCCGGACCTCAGCTACCACGACGGGCTGTTCTACTTGTACTACAGCGTGTCGACCTTCGGCAGCCAGCACTCGGTGATCGGGCTGGCGGTGAACAAGTCGCTCGAGCCCGGCCACCCCGACAACAAGTGGGAAGACCGCGGCCAGGTGATCTCGTCTGACGCGGCCGAGACCGACTTCAACGCCATCGACCCGGCGCTGCTGGTGGACCAGCAGGGCAAGTGGTGGCTGTTCTGGGGGTCGCACTGGGCCGGGCTGAAGGCGGTCGAGGTGGACCCGTCGACCGGCAAGCCCAAGGACGGCGCCGAGGTGCTGGCCGTGGCCGCCCGGCCCGACACCCGCTCGCACGCCATCGAGGCGCCGTTCGTCATCTTCCACGACGGCTACTACTACCAGTTCGTGTCGTGGGACTCGTGCTGCGACGGCGCCAAGAGCACCTACAAGGTGATGGTCGGACGCAGCAAGCAGCCGACCGGCCCGTACGCCGACGCCGACGGCAAGCCGATGCTCGAAGGGGGCGG
This genomic interval from Posidoniimonas corsicana contains the following:
- a CDS encoding arabinan endo-1,5-alpha-L-arabinosidase, producing the protein MTTHVPRTCLRAPLLLLGLLAAGSPAHLTAQTSAREGLLNGAPDPTGVAVKNDAGETVYYVAATGQGVQLLRSTDLARWEPAGRVFHAPVPEWAARAVPGTQGIWAPDLSYHDGLFYLYYSVSTFGSQHSVIGLAVNKSLEPGHPDNKWEDRGQVISSDAAETDFNAIDPALLVDQQGKWWLFWGSHWAGLKAVEVDPSTGKPKDGAEVLAVAARPDTRSHAIEAPFVIFHDGYYYQFVSWDSCCDGAKSTYKVMVGRSKQPTGPYADADGKPMLEGGGTLVLENSERWRGPGHNGVITTDQGQWMVHHTYDVENLDAQRILQVRPLTWTKEGWPRVGEPVAAP